The following coding sequences are from one Streptomyces sp. NBC_01232 window:
- the ppdK gene encoding pyruvate, phosphate dikinase — MTTYVYDFSEGGRDMAGLLGGKGANLAEMARMGLPVPPGFTVTTEACRIFLATGQAPDGLDRQIGEHLAALERAAGKRLGQVDDPLLLSVRSGARFSMPGMMETILDIGLNDLSVLGLAKTPERERFAWDSYRRLVQMFGSTVMGVDGSHFEAALAAVKQQHSRGDDTQLDTCDLIRIVETFKDLIHERTGEEFPQDPAEQLRRAVLAVFTSWNGDRARLYRRREHIPDDLGTAVNIQTMVFGNLGPDSGSGVAFTRDPATGRPGVYGDYLPNAQGEDVVAGIRNTVPLQDLAGLDPASFARLRGYMDRLEAHYRDLCDIEFTIERGTLWMLQTRVGKRTAQAAFAIASQLADEGLISEREALGRVGGEALARLMFPRFATTDSSEVIARGVPASPGAAVGAVVFDSAEAVRRAAAGEKVVLVRQETTLDDLPGMVAAQAVLTSRGGKTSHAAVVARGMGKVCVCGAEGIVVDTRQRRFSAGGVTVAEGTVVSVDGSEGVVRLGSVSLVDSDVMRYFEEGGVLPADGTARQPVRDVHRLMRQADAVRGLEVRANADTPEDAARARRFGAQGIGLCRTEHMFLGDRRPLVEAMILAHGDTEREAALAALLPLQRQDFIGILEAMDGLPVTVRLLDPPLHEFLPDRTELAVRLARGEALGTPADPHDSELLAAVTRMHEENPMLGLRGVRLGLVVPGLVAMQVRALAEAVVARRHAGGDPRAEIMVPLVDAVEELHLVREEVDRVLAEVSLETGVDVTCPVGTMIELPRAALTAGRIAKEAAFFSFGTNDLTQTTWGFSRDDVEAAFFSAYLDKGVFHVSPFETIDREGVGRLVRIAVEEGRAARPDLKIGVCGEHGGDPASVHFFHGAGLDYVSCSPFRVPVARLEAGRAALEANGTGASA, encoded by the coding sequence ATGACCACCTATGTGTACGACTTCTCCGAGGGCGGCCGGGACATGGCCGGTCTCCTGGGAGGCAAGGGAGCGAACCTCGCGGAGATGGCGCGCATGGGCCTGCCCGTGCCGCCCGGCTTCACCGTCACCACCGAAGCCTGCCGGATCTTCCTCGCCACGGGGCAGGCTCCGGACGGCCTCGACCGGCAGATCGGCGAGCATCTCGCGGCGCTGGAACGAGCCGCCGGGAAGCGGCTCGGCCAGGTGGACGACCCGCTCCTGCTCTCCGTCCGCTCGGGGGCGAGGTTCTCGATGCCGGGCATGATGGAGACCATCCTCGACATCGGGCTGAACGATCTCTCGGTCCTGGGCCTGGCCAAGACCCCCGAGCGTGAGCGCTTCGCCTGGGACTCCTACCGGCGCCTCGTGCAGATGTTCGGCAGTACGGTCATGGGCGTCGACGGCTCCCACTTCGAGGCGGCGCTCGCCGCCGTCAAGCAGCAACACAGCCGGGGCGACGATACGCAGTTGGACACCTGCGACCTCATCCGGATCGTCGAGACCTTCAAGGACCTGATCCACGAGCGGACCGGGGAGGAATTCCCGCAGGATCCGGCCGAGCAACTCCGGCGGGCGGTACTCGCCGTCTTCACCTCTTGGAACGGCGACCGCGCACGCCTGTACCGCCGGCGCGAGCACATTCCGGACGATCTGGGCACCGCGGTCAACATCCAGACCATGGTCTTCGGCAATCTCGGTCCGGACTCAGGCAGCGGCGTCGCCTTCACCCGGGATCCGGCGACCGGCCGACCGGGCGTCTACGGCGACTACCTGCCCAACGCCCAAGGGGAAGACGTCGTCGCCGGCATCCGCAACACCGTGCCCCTCCAGGACTTGGCCGGTCTCGACCCTGCGTCGTTCGCGCGGCTGCGCGGCTACATGGACCGGCTGGAGGCCCACTACCGCGATCTGTGCGACATCGAGTTCACCATCGAGCGCGGCACACTGTGGATGCTCCAGACCCGCGTCGGCAAGCGCACGGCCCAGGCCGCCTTCGCCATCGCCTCCCAGCTCGCCGACGAAGGACTGATCAGCGAGCGGGAGGCGCTGGGCCGGGTCGGCGGCGAGGCGCTCGCACGGCTGATGTTCCCCCGCTTCGCCACCACGGACTCGAGCGAGGTCATCGCGCGGGGCGTGCCCGCCTCACCGGGAGCGGCCGTGGGCGCCGTCGTGTTCGACTCCGCGGAAGCGGTCCGCAGGGCGGCCGCCGGCGAGAAGGTCGTTCTCGTACGTCAGGAGACGACGCTCGACGACCTGCCGGGCATGGTCGCCGCCCAGGCGGTGCTCACCAGCCGGGGCGGGAAGACCAGCCACGCCGCGGTCGTCGCGCGCGGCATGGGCAAGGTGTGCGTGTGCGGGGCGGAGGGCATCGTCGTGGACACCCGGCAGCGGCGCTTCAGCGCCGGTGGCGTGACGGTCGCCGAAGGCACGGTCGTCTCCGTCGACGGGTCGGAAGGCGTGGTGCGCCTCGGCTCCGTATCCCTGGTCGACTCCGACGTCATGCGGTACTTCGAGGAGGGCGGCGTGCTGCCGGCCGACGGCACGGCCCGGCAGCCGGTGCGGGATGTGCACCGGCTCATGCGGCAGGCGGACGCCGTGCGGGGCTTGGAGGTCCGGGCGAACGCGGACACCCCCGAGGACGCGGCCCGCGCCCGTCGCTTCGGTGCCCAGGGGATCGGCCTGTGCCGTACCGAGCACATGTTCCTCGGCGACCGGCGCCCCCTGGTCGAGGCGATGATCCTCGCGCACGGCGACACCGAACGAGAGGCGGCACTCGCGGCGCTGCTGCCGCTCCAGAGGCAGGACTTCATCGGCATCCTCGAAGCGATGGACGGCCTGCCGGTCACCGTCCGGTTGCTCGACCCGCCACTTCACGAGTTCCTGCCGGACCGCACGGAACTCGCCGTCCGTCTCGCACGCGGCGAAGCGCTCGGCACACCGGCCGATCCGCACGACAGCGAACTCCTGGCGGCCGTCACGCGCATGCACGAGGAGAACCCGATGCTCGGCCTGCGTGGTGTGCGCCTGGGGCTGGTGGTGCCGGGGCTGGTGGCCATGCAGGTACGGGCCCTGGCCGAGGCCGTCGTGGCGCGCAGGCATGCGGGCGGCGACCCTCGGGCGGAGATCATGGTCCCGCTGGTGGACGCGGTCGAGGAGCTCCACCTCGTACGGGAGGAAGTGGACCGGGTCCTGGCAGAGGTTTCGCTAGAGACCGGCGTCGACGTCACCTGCCCGGTCGGAACCATGATCGAACTGCCCAGGGCGGCTCTCACCGCCGGCCGGATCGCGAAGGAGGCGGCGTTTTTCTCCTTCGGCACGAACGACCTGACACAGACCACCTGGGGCTTCTCCCGCGACGACGTCGAAGCCGCGTTCTTCTCCGCGTACCTCGACAAGGGCGTCTTCCACGTCTCCCCGTTCGAGACGATCGACCGTGAAGGCGTCGGCCGGCTGGTGCGGATCGCGGTCGAGGAGGGCAGGGCAGCCCGCCCGGACCTGAAGATCGGCGTGTGCGGGGAGCATGGAGGGGACCCCGCTTCGGTCCACTTCTTCCACGGGGCCGGGCTGGACTACGTCTCCTGCTCGCCCTTCCGTGTCCCGGTCGCCCGCCTCGAGGCCGGCCGGGCAGCCCTGGAAGCGAACGGCACCGGCGCGAGCGCATAG
- a CDS encoding CBS domain-containing protein yields the protein MSTVVEERTVGQVMTSEVVQARPDTSFEELARMLIAHRIGGLPVVDDDDKVMGVISRKDLARQQGCLGRHDSGRHRMAHTPRRPADAHSVAGLAMAAGELMTSPAVTVHPEQRVADAARIMERRHVDRLPVVDEEDRLIGITTRRDLLRVFLRTDEEILADVADAVSGRAPAAHRIDGLRIDVRDGMVTMVGSSEPALDTTALIRVAWRVDGVVGVVNRLTTGRESDH from the coding sequence ATGAGCACCGTGGTCGAAGAACGGACGGTGGGCCAAGTCATGACCAGCGAGGTGGTCCAGGCCCGCCCGGACACCTCCTTCGAAGAACTGGCTCGCATGCTCATCGCCCATCGGATCGGCGGGCTGCCGGTGGTGGATGACGACGACAAGGTCATGGGCGTCATCTCACGGAAAGACCTCGCCAGGCAACAGGGCTGTCTCGGCCGGCACGACTCCGGGCGGCATCGGATGGCACACACACCACGGCGACCGGCCGACGCCCACTCCGTCGCGGGACTCGCCATGGCGGCAGGCGAGCTGATGACCAGCCCGGCTGTAACCGTGCATCCCGAACAGCGCGTCGCCGACGCCGCGCGCATCATGGAACGTCGCCACGTCGACCGGTTGCCGGTGGTGGACGAGGAGGACCGTCTGATCGGCATCACCACGCGACGTGATCTGCTGCGCGTCTTCCTGAGGACGGACGAGGAGATCCTCGCGGACGTCGCCGATGCCGTCTCCGGCCGGGCGCCGGCAGCCCATCGCATCGACGGGCTCCGCATCGACGTTCGCGACGGGATGGTCACCATGGTGGGATCATCCGAACCTGCCCTCGATACAACGGCGTTGATCAGGGTCGCGTGGCGCGTGGACGGTGTGGTGGGTGTGGTGAACCGGCTGACAACCGGCCGCGAAAGCGATCACTGA
- a CDS encoding response regulator transcription factor, producing the protein MTDISGGLTGKEPVRVFLLDDHEVVRRGVHDLLDAEPDLTVVGEAGTVEQALVRVPALRPQVAVLDVRLPDGDGVSVCRELRSRMPDLACLMLTSFDDEEALLDAIMAGASGYVLKQITGTDLVNAVRTVASGQSMLDPGATARVMARLRGGPPQEELPQGLPGLTEREREILALVGEGLTNREIGQRLYLAEKTVKNNISRLLAKLGVERRVQAAVIATQALAAQGDQSGRLGKV; encoded by the coding sequence ATGACGGACATCAGCGGCGGCCTCACCGGGAAGGAACCGGTCAGGGTCTTCCTCCTCGACGATCACGAGGTCGTGCGCCGCGGTGTGCACGATCTGCTGGACGCCGAGCCGGACCTGACCGTGGTAGGGGAGGCGGGCACGGTCGAGCAGGCGCTCGTCCGTGTGCCCGCGCTGCGCCCGCAGGTCGCCGTCCTGGATGTGCGCCTGCCGGACGGGGACGGGGTGAGTGTCTGCCGGGAGCTGCGCTCCCGAATGCCCGACCTCGCCTGCCTGATGCTGACGTCATTCGACGACGAGGAAGCGCTGCTCGACGCGATCATGGCCGGCGCGTCCGGATACGTGCTCAAGCAGATCACCGGAACCGACCTGGTGAACGCCGTGCGGACGGTTGCCTCCGGCCAGTCCATGCTGGACCCCGGCGCCACGGCGCGGGTGATGGCCCGGCTGCGCGGCGGACCTCCGCAGGAGGAGCTTCCGCAGGGTCTGCCCGGCCTGACGGAGCGCGAGCGTGAGATTCTCGCCCTGGTCGGGGAAGGGCTGACCAATCGTGAGATCGGTCAGCGGCTCTACCTGGCGGAGAAGACGGTCAAGAACAACATCTCCCGGCTGCTCGCCAAACTGGGCGTCGAACGGCGAGTGCAGGCCGCCGTCATCGCCACGCAGGCTCTGGCCGCCCAGGGAGACCAGAGCGGGCGGCTCGGCAAGGTGTGA
- a CDS encoding sigma 54 modulation/S30EA ribosomal C-terminal domain-containing protein: MSGLKTSRTADVQVRNRGQVPDGADAYAQGKMLAVIGHVRGPVLTVRVKLTQAVNTSANRPATAQAVVDVNGRMVRAHVAANSIFEAVDLLQERLAARLTRPRRYAAGGPHRNGTPSRTSRDGAGHDHRPHRHHVRAEERRIVRHKCFSLVHQTPEDAVIDLEAMDHDFWLFTDLASGRDSVVYRDIRTGRHRMASLGPLSQERKVDGLLGVSTVPVPTSSVTEAVSRLHLTGLPFVFFNDTATGRGCVLYHRYDGHYGLITPSR, from the coding sequence ATGAGCGGTCTCAAGACCAGCCGGACAGCCGACGTTCAGGTCCGCAACCGAGGGCAGGTGCCCGATGGCGCGGACGCGTACGCCCAGGGAAAGATGCTCGCGGTGATCGGCCACGTGCGCGGACCCGTGCTGACCGTGCGGGTGAAGCTCACGCAAGCCGTCAACACTTCGGCAAACCGCCCGGCCACGGCTCAGGCCGTGGTGGACGTCAACGGCCGGATGGTTCGTGCCCACGTGGCCGCGAACAGCATATTCGAAGCGGTCGACCTCCTGCAGGAGCGCCTGGCTGCCCGGCTCACCCGGCCACGGCGGTATGCGGCGGGCGGCCCCCACCGCAACGGCACGCCCAGCCGGACATCGCGGGACGGCGCAGGGCACGACCACCGTCCGCACCGGCATCACGTTCGCGCCGAAGAGCGCCGGATCGTGCGGCACAAGTGCTTCAGCCTGGTCCACCAGACACCTGAGGACGCCGTGATCGACCTGGAAGCCATGGACCACGACTTCTGGCTCTTCACGGACCTGGCCTCCGGGCGCGACAGCGTCGTCTACCGCGACATCCGTACCGGGCGGCATCGCATGGCTTCGCTGGGACCTCTGAGTCAGGAACGGAAGGTCGACGGTCTGCTCGGCGTGAGCACGGTTCCCGTGCCGACGAGCAGTGTGACCGAGGCCGTTTCACGGTTGCACCTCACCGGGCTGCCCTTCGTCTTCTTCAACGACACGGCCACCGGCCGGGGCTGCGTCCTCTACCACCGCTACGACGGCCACTACGGGCTGATCACTCCGTCCCGGTAA
- the gap gene encoding type I glyceraldehyde-3-phosphate dehydrogenase, translating to MTVRIGINGFGRIGRNYLRCVMERAETSNGTPIEVVAVNDLTSPAALAHLLTYDSTYGRLHRTVDHDAESITVDGHRIAVTSRRDPADLGWDALGVDVVIEATGRFRTKEEAGRHLTAGARKVLLSVPGRGVDATIVMGVNESAYDPRVDHVISNASCTTNCVAPMMKVLSERFGIVKGLMTTIHGYTNDQVVLDGPHKDLRRGRTAAVNIIPTSTGAARAVGLVLPELAGTLDGIAVRVPVEDGSLTDLSLVLARQVSAQDVNDAFREAAEGPLKGVLRVSDAPIVSRDIVGDPASCIVDAPLTQANGDLVKVFGWYDNEWGYTNRLVDLTQYVATLLDAR from the coding sequence ATGACCGTACGCATCGGAATCAACGGCTTCGGACGCATCGGCCGGAACTACCTGCGCTGCGTCATGGAACGCGCGGAGACGAGCAACGGCACCCCCATCGAGGTGGTGGCCGTCAACGACCTCACCTCCCCGGCTGCGCTGGCCCATCTGCTCACCTACGACTCCACCTACGGCCGACTCCACCGCACCGTTGATCACGACGCCGAATCCATTACGGTGGACGGTCACCGCATCGCGGTCACGTCCCGGCGCGACCCCGCCGACCTCGGGTGGGACGCGCTCGGCGTGGACGTCGTCATCGAGGCCACCGGCCGCTTCCGCACCAAGGAGGAAGCGGGCCGGCACCTGACGGCAGGAGCACGCAAGGTGCTGCTGTCCGTCCCCGGCAGGGGCGTCGACGCCACCATCGTCATGGGCGTCAACGAGTCCGCGTACGACCCGCGCGTCGACCACGTGATCTCCAACGCGTCCTGCACCACCAACTGCGTGGCCCCCATGATGAAGGTCCTCAGCGAGCGCTTCGGCATCGTCAAGGGACTGATGACCACCATCCACGGCTACACCAACGACCAGGTCGTGCTCGACGGCCCGCACAAGGACCTGCGCCGCGGCCGCACGGCCGCAGTGAACATCATCCCGACCAGCACCGGCGCCGCCCGCGCCGTCGGCCTGGTGCTCCCGGAACTCGCGGGCACCCTGGACGGCATCGCCGTGCGCGTGCCGGTCGAGGACGGCTCGCTGACCGACCTCAGCCTGGTACTGGCACGGCAGGTGTCCGCACAGGACGTCAACGACGCTTTCCGGGAGGCTGCCGAGGGACCGCTGAAGGGCGTCCTGAGAGTGAGTGATGCCCCTATCGTCTCGCGCGACATCGTCGGCGACCCCGCCTCGTGCATCGTGGACGCCCCGCTGACGCAGGCCAACGGCGACCTGGTCAAGGTCTTCGGCTGGTACGACAACGAGTGGGGCTACACCAACCGTCTCGTCGACCTGACCCAGTACGTCGCCACGCTGCTCGACGCCCGGTGA
- the adhE gene encoding bifunctional acetaldehyde-CoA/alcohol dehydrogenase gives MTQATSDPRTTTDGTPSDTLIAVNLLVDNASKALADFESFTQEQVDHIVAKASVAALDQHTALARSAVEETGRGVFEDKAAKNMFACEHVTHSMSRARTVGVIGRDDIEGIIEIAEPVGVLCAVTPVTNPTSTTIFKALLALKTRNPVVFAFHPSAQACSTEAARIVRDAAVAAGAPEHCVQWIEAPSIEATSLLMRHPGVALILATGGNAMVKAAYSAGKPAVGVGAGNVPAYVHHSADLRRAVNDLVLSKSFDNGMICASEQAVILDTDVYDEALAEFRRLHAYVATAEEKRKLETYLFPPDPAGRQGRVNPAAVGQSPDRIAEQAGFTVPADTSLILAEASHVGPDEPLTREKLCPVLTVLRAASTEEGFDLAADMVDFHGQGHSAVIHTGDPALAERYGRRMKTVRIIVNSPSSQGAIGGIYNRLVPSLTLGCGSWGSTSVSDNVSAAQLLNIKRVTTRQNNMQWFKVPPKIYFEPQAIRYLAAMPDVHRVTVVTDATMTRLGYVERVSRVLQQRQQPVTIQVIDDVEPEPSIDSVQRGAALMRDFRPDTIIALGGGSPMDAAKVMWLLYEQPDVDFADMRQKFSDIRKRAFRFPVLGKQARLVCVPTTSGTGAEVTPFAVISDPATGKKYPLADYALTPSVAIIDPVLTNDLPASLAADSGFDALTHATEAYVSVYANDFTDGLALHAIRLIFDHLEAAVTGESARRSVAREKMHNAGTIAGMAFGNAFLGIVHAMSHTLGATFHVAHGRTNAILLPHVIRYNGTVPGKLTGWPKYESYRAPERFQDIARALGLPASTPAESVASYAAAVERLRDAVGIEPSFRALGLDEAAFIGALPQQALNAYEDQCAPANPRMPMLDDMEDIMRTGYYAGPRPPFPPSDRA, from the coding sequence ATGACACAGGCGACCAGCGATCCCCGCACCACCACCGACGGCACCCCGTCGGACACGCTCATCGCCGTGAACCTCCTGGTCGACAACGCCTCCAAGGCGCTCGCCGACTTCGAGTCCTTCACGCAGGAGCAGGTTGACCACATCGTCGCCAAGGCGTCGGTGGCCGCCCTGGATCAGCACACCGCCCTGGCCCGCTCGGCGGTGGAGGAGACCGGGCGGGGTGTCTTCGAGGACAAGGCGGCGAAGAACATGTTCGCCTGCGAGCACGTCACCCACAGCATGTCCCGGGCGAGGACGGTCGGCGTCATCGGCCGCGACGACATCGAGGGCATCATCGAGATCGCCGAACCCGTCGGTGTGCTCTGCGCGGTCACGCCCGTCACCAACCCGACGTCCACCACCATCTTCAAGGCGTTGCTGGCGCTGAAGACACGCAACCCCGTCGTATTCGCCTTCCACCCCTCCGCGCAGGCATGCAGCACCGAAGCCGCACGCATCGTGCGGGACGCCGCAGTCGCCGCCGGAGCGCCCGAGCACTGCGTGCAGTGGATCGAGGCTCCCTCCATCGAGGCCACGAGCCTCCTCATGCGCCACCCGGGCGTCGCACTGATCCTGGCGACGGGCGGCAACGCCATGGTCAAGGCCGCCTACTCGGCCGGCAAGCCCGCCGTCGGCGTCGGCGCCGGCAACGTGCCCGCCTACGTGCACCACAGCGCGGACCTGCGCCGGGCGGTCAACGACCTCGTCCTGTCCAAGTCCTTCGACAACGGCATGATCTGCGCGTCCGAGCAGGCGGTCATCCTGGACACCGACGTGTACGACGAGGCGCTCGCCGAATTCCGGCGCCTGCACGCGTACGTCGCCACGGCCGAGGAGAAGCGGAAGCTGGAGACCTACCTCTTTCCGCCCGACCCGGCCGGCCGACAGGGCCGCGTCAACCCGGCAGCCGTCGGACAGAGCCCCGACCGGATCGCCGAGCAGGCCGGGTTCACCGTACCCGCAGACACCTCGCTCATCCTGGCCGAGGCGAGCCACGTCGGGCCCGACGAGCCGCTGACGCGGGAGAAGCTCTGCCCGGTTCTCACCGTGCTGCGGGCCGCGTCCACCGAGGAGGGCTTCGATCTCGCCGCCGACATGGTCGACTTCCACGGGCAGGGACACAGCGCGGTAATCCACACCGGTGACCCGGCCCTCGCCGAGCGCTACGGCCGCCGTATGAAGACCGTACGGATCATCGTCAACTCGCCTTCCTCGCAAGGAGCGATCGGCGGCATCTACAACCGTCTGGTTCCGTCCCTGACCCTGGGTTGCGGTTCCTGGGGCAGTACTTCGGTCTCGGACAACGTCTCGGCCGCCCAGTTGCTCAACATCAAGCGCGTCACCACCCGGCAGAACAACATGCAGTGGTTCAAGGTGCCGCCGAAGATCTACTTCGAGCCCCAGGCCATCCGGTACCTCGCGGCGATGCCCGACGTCCACCGCGTCACCGTGGTCACCGACGCGACCATGACCCGGCTCGGTTACGTGGAGCGCGTCAGCCGTGTCCTGCAACAGCGGCAGCAGCCCGTGACCATCCAGGTCATCGACGACGTCGAGCCGGAGCCGAGCATCGACTCCGTACAGCGTGGCGCCGCCCTCATGCGCGACTTCCGGCCGGACACCATCATCGCCCTGGGCGGCGGATCCCCCATGGACGCGGCGAAGGTGATGTGGCTGCTGTACGAACAGCCGGACGTCGACTTCGCCGACATGCGGCAGAAGTTCTCCGACATCCGTAAGCGGGCCTTCCGCTTCCCAGTGCTCGGCAAGCAGGCCCGTCTCGTCTGCGTCCCCACCACCTCGGGAACCGGCGCCGAGGTCACCCCCTTCGCCGTGATCTCCGACCCGGCTACAGGCAAGAAGTACCCGCTGGCCGACTACGCCCTGACTCCCAGCGTCGCGATCATCGATCCCGTCCTGACCAACGACCTGCCGGCGTCGCTCGCCGCCGACAGCGGCTTCGACGCCCTCACCCATGCCACCGAGGCGTACGTCTCTGTCTATGCCAACGACTTCACCGACGGTCTGGCGCTGCACGCCATCAGGCTGATCTTCGACCACCTCGAGGCGGCGGTCACCGGCGAGTCGGCACGGCGGAGCGTGGCACGGGAGAAGATGCACAACGCGGGCACCATCGCCGGCATGGCCTTCGGCAACGCCTTCCTCGGCATCGTCCACGCGATGTCCCACACCCTGGGCGCCACCTTCCACGTCGCCCACGGGCGGACCAACGCAATCCTCCTGCCGCACGTGATCCGCTACAACGGCACCGTTCCCGGCAAGCTGACGGGATGGCCCAAGTACGAGAGCTACCGCGCGCCCGAGAGGTTCCAGGACATTGCCCGTGCCCTGGGGCTCCCCGCTTCCACCCCCGCCGAGAGCGTGGCCTCGTACGCCGCCGCGGTGGAACGCCTGCGGGACGCCGTGGGCATCGAACCGTCCTTCCGTGCCCTGGGACTTGACGAGGCCGCCTTCATCGGCGCGCTGCCGCAGCAGGCACTGAACGCTTATGAGGACCAGTGCGCCCCTGCCAACCCGCGCATGCCGATGCTGGACGACATGGAGGACATCATGCGCACGGGCTACTATGCCGGGCCGCGGCCCCCCTTCCCTCCTTCTGACCGCGCGTAG
- a CDS encoding universal stress protein, producing the protein MSRTVIAAVDGSAESLAAADWAAHEAHMRRLPLHLLHVWQDWSRAFAHAPFTGLDTTPCEGATAAQHYAEQVTHDASDRLRAAYPGLEISVEQVHGRPAEVLLSAAEKAEVLVVGSRGLGGLAGFLTGSVSLPVIAHAERPVVAVRAGERAECEPLPGTGDHGDRKGQCLDVVLGLDLSRPCDELLAYAFEAAAARAATLRVVHGWSVPVVEGYDPAAADPGHGVALGLRRASALTDVLRSWRGKFPQVEVKEQCLVGRPAGHLVEASKEASLLIVGRRIRRAAVGAHIGPVTHAVLHHATTPVAVVPHL; encoded by the coding sequence ATGTCACGTACCGTTATCGCCGCTGTGGACGGCTCGGCCGAGTCGCTGGCCGCCGCGGACTGGGCCGCCCACGAGGCGCACATGCGCCGTCTGCCCCTGCACCTCTTGCACGTCTGGCAGGACTGGTCACGGGCTTTCGCCCACGCCCCGTTCACCGGCCTGGACACCACGCCCTGTGAGGGGGCGACCGCCGCACAGCACTACGCCGAGCAGGTCACCCACGACGCGTCCGACCGGCTGCGGGCGGCGTACCCCGGCCTGGAGATCAGCGTCGAGCAGGTGCACGGCCGCCCCGCGGAGGTGTTGCTGTCCGCCGCAGAGAAGGCGGAAGTCCTGGTCGTGGGTTCACGAGGGCTGGGTGGCCTGGCCGGCTTCCTGACCGGATCGGTGTCCCTGCCTGTCATCGCGCACGCCGAGCGTCCGGTCGTCGCCGTACGGGCCGGGGAACGGGCCGAGTGTGAACCGCTCCCCGGGACGGGCGACCACGGGGACCGCAAGGGGCAGTGCCTCGACGTGGTGCTCGGCCTCGACCTCTCCAGGCCGTGCGACGAGCTGCTCGCGTACGCCTTCGAAGCCGCCGCTGCCCGAGCGGCCACCCTGCGGGTCGTGCACGGCTGGAGCGTACCGGTGGTCGAAGGGTACGACCCTGCGGCGGCCGACCCCGGCCACGGCGTCGCGCTGGGACTGCGCCGGGCAAGCGCGCTCACCGACGTACTGCGGTCGTGGCGCGGCAAGTTCCCCCAGGTCGAGGTCAAGGAGCAGTGCCTGGTGGGACGGCCCGCGGGCCACCTTGTGGAAGCGTCGAAGGAAGCCTCGCTGCTGATCGTCGGACGGCGCATACGCCGGGCGGCGGTCGGAGCGCACATCGGCCCGGTCACCCACGCAGTGCTGCACCA
- a CDS encoding universal stress protein, with product MSRTVTVGFDGSRESLAAVDWAAREAVCRAVPLRLLQVWSKDDGRRTRLVDPATAKGWGERALGTAVRRLRRRHPGLRTETQWVCGDPVEELCAAADEAELLVLGSRGLGRPAGFLAGSVSLAVLARTRCPLALVRPHNRPAAGKVGPAGEVVVGLDVSAPGDEVLAFGFAAADRYGCGLRVLHTWAVPSLYGADMGAALQLMWAEVAQDARRALDEALAPWTEKYPGVSVVRECRQGRPAQDLAEASRGARLVVVGRRNRRARIGTHIGAVTHAVIHHSLAPVTVVPHD from the coding sequence ATGTCCCGCACCGTCACCGTCGGCTTCGACGGATCCCGTGAGAGCCTCGCCGCCGTGGACTGGGCTGCCAGGGAGGCAGTGTGCCGCGCTGTGCCGCTGCGGCTTCTCCAGGTCTGGAGCAAGGACGACGGCCGGCGCACGCGCCTGGTGGACCCGGCGACCGCCAAGGGGTGGGGTGAGCGGGCGCTCGGTACGGCGGTGAGGCGACTGCGCCGACGCCACCCGGGTCTGCGGACCGAGACGCAATGGGTCTGCGGTGACCCGGTGGAGGAGCTGTGTGCCGCCGCGGACGAGGCGGAACTGTTGGTGCTTGGCTCCCGTGGCCTGGGCCGGCCGGCCGGCTTCCTCGCCGGGTCCGTGTCGCTGGCTGTGCTCGCCCGGACCCGGTGCCCCCTCGCCTTGGTCCGACCGCACAACCGTCCGGCTGCCGGGAAGGTCGGGCCGGCCGGAGAGGTCGTGGTCGGCCTGGACGTGTCCGCACCCGGCGACGAGGTGCTCGCCTTCGGCTTCGCGGCGGCCGACCGGTACGGCTGCGGTCTGCGGGTACTGCACACCTGGGCTGTTCCGTCGCTCTACGGAGCCGACATGGGTGCTGCCCTGCAACTGATGTGGGCGGAAGTCGCGCAGGACGCGCGCCGGGCGCTCGACGAGGCGCTGGCCCCGTGGACGGAGAAGTACCCCGGTGTGTCCGTCGTCCGTGAATGCCGCCAGGGCCGGCCGGCGCAGGACCTCGCGGAAGCCTCGCGAGGGGCCCGGCTGGTCGTGGTGGGTCGCCGGAACCGGCGTGCGCGGATCGGCACGCACATCGGGGCCGTCACCCACGCCGTCATCCACCACTCCCTGGCTCCCGTCACGGTCGTGCCGCACGACTGA